A single window of Jaculus jaculus isolate mJacJac1 chromosome 14, mJacJac1.mat.Y.cur, whole genome shotgun sequence DNA harbors:
- the LOC101610221 gene encoding vomeronasal type-1 receptor 4-like, whose product MGVMFLSQTALGVLGNCACLGHFVLADLTGRRAKPTDLIVKHLTWTNFMVLLFKGVPQTMAVFGLIYFLDEVSCMLVFYFYRVVRGVSLGSTSVLSIFQAIMISPSTSKWVQLKVRDPKFIGSSLGLCWSLQFLLNAFILVILKHIREAKNMTVQRDLVFCAIVDPDNMYHPMYAFLLTFIDVTCVGLMLWASGSMVCMLWKHKQRVQHLHTPRSPQSLPEIRATKSILALVTIFLLLYLTSSILTVNFHFFDLTTVWMLNAKVAISACYPAFYPFLLLSHYSTASKLCCTCSYESPPGPHIVKEL is encoded by the coding sequence ATGGGAGTCATGTTCCTGTCACAGACGGCACTGGGAGTCCTGGGAAACTGCGCCTGCCTGGGCCACTTTGTTCTCGCTGACTTAACTGGCAGAAGGGCGAAGCCCACAGATCTGATTGTCAAGCACCTGACCTGGACCAACTTCATGGTTCTGCTGTTTAAAGGAGTCCCTCAGACAATGGCTGTGTTTGGTCTGATTTACTTTCTAGATGAGGTTTCATGTatgcttgtcttttatttttatagagtaGTCAGAGGAGTGTCTCTCGGTTCCACGTCTGTCTTGAGTATCTTTCAGGCCATCATGATTAGCCCCAGCACTTCCAAGTGGGTGCAATTAAAGGTCAGAGACCCCAAGTTCATTGGTTCTTCCTTAGGTCTGTGCTGGAGCCTACAATTTCTGCTAAATGCCTTTATTCTTGTGATTTTGAAACACATACGGGAGGCAAAAAATATGACTGTGCAAAGAGATTTGGTATTTTGTGCTATTGTAGATCCTGATAATATGTACCACCCAATGTATGCTTTTCTGCTGACATTTATTGATGTCACTTGTGTGGGACTCATGTTGTGGGCTAGTGGCTCTATGGTGTGCATGCTATGGAAGCATAAACAGAGGGTCCAACACCTTCACACACCACGGTCTCCTCAGTCATTGCCTGAGATCAGAGCCACCAAGAGCATCCTTGCCCTAGTTACCATCTTTCTCCTGTTATATCTGACCTCTTCCATTTTAActgtaaattttcatttctttgatctaACCACTGTCTGGATGCTTAATGCCAAAGTAGCAATATCTGCATGTTACCCAGCCTTCTACCCCTTTCTGCTCCTCAGCCACTACAGCACTGCTTCGAAGCTCTGCTGCACTTGCTCATATGAGTCTCCACCAGGACCTCATATAGTCAAAGAGCTCTAA